The Zingiber officinale cultivar Zhangliang chromosome 10A, Zo_v1.1, whole genome shotgun sequence genome contains a region encoding:
- the LOC122028114 gene encoding uncharacterized protein LOC122028114, whose translation MGVEAVDGWMSLSDTVFSFLEEGADEGSHGGGGGDDAFECESGDDEGACEKTAAENEAFWESQQQLLYEALSQISSAEVKLLQRTKDAVGKMQENGIVCSCSRARMVKECRNCALAYIAKELHEIGYDSAVCKSKWKRSPDIPPGEHTYIDAKMETRSGKKGPVRLVIELNFRAEFEMARSSQEYSRLVMCLPEIFVGKAEKLRSVVKIVYAAAKKCMKDNKMHMAPWRKHKYMQSKWLGTSERVLVPAMDFLATAVPDRQQPAKLRTSMLTFYLHASHGGSGSAVN comes from the exons ATGGGCGTGGAGGCGGTCGACGGCTGGATGAGCCTGTCGGATACGGTGTTCAGCTTCTTGGAGGAAGGCGCGGACGAGGGCTCTCACGGAGGCGGGGGCGGCGATGACGCCTTCGAATGCGAAAGCGGCGACGACGAGGGGGCTTGTGAGAAAACCGCCGCAgagaatgaggccttttgggaatCGCAGCAACAGCTTCTTTAT GAAGCTTTATCTCAGATCAGCTCTGCAGAGGTTAAATTACTGCAGCGAACCAAGGATGCAGTAGGGAAGATGCAAGAGAACGGCATTGTGTGCTCTTGCTCCAGGGCCAGAATGGTAAAAGAATGTCGGAATTGCGCATTAGCATACATTGCTAAAGAGCTTCATGAGATCGGATACGACAGCGCTGTGTGCAAGTCCAAATGGAAGAGATCTCCTGATATTCCTCCAG GGGAGCACACGTACATCGACGCGAAGATGGAAACCAGGAGCGGCAAAAAGGGGCCCGTGAGGCTTGTCATCGAGCTAAATTTCCGGGCGGAGTTCGAGATGGCACGAAGCAGCCAGGAATACAGCCGCCTGGTGATGTGCCTGCCGGAGATCTTCGTCGGCAAGGCGGAGAAGCTCCGCAGCGTCGTGAAGATCGTGTACGCCGCTGCGAAGAAGTGCATGAAGGACAACAAGATGCACATGGCGCCGTGGAGAAAGCACAAGTACATGCAGTCGAAATGGCTGGGGACGTCGGAGAGGGTCCTGGTGCCGGCGATGGATTTCCTCGCCACCGCCGTACCCGATCGGCAGCAGCCGGCCAAGCTCCGGACGTCCATGCTGACGTTCTACCTTCATGCATCACACGGTGGCAGTGGAAGCGCTGTGAATTGA